A genome region from bacterium includes the following:
- a CDS encoding VWA domain-containing protein — translation MNLSTKNQVRVSRGAQILGLCALVGVLAAFSGPGATPAASGSTPSSAWAGLTLNYNQVDATGFPTIVSYLTVVDQSGATVGGLTKDHFLVREDGTRELPIIVEETTTTSAGVTMVLTLDRSGSMEQAMPAAKQAATTFVNLMGQNDQTAIVSFSTRATVDQTFANDKTRLNAAINAMVARGGTAIYDALLTSADLLAGVTGRKAIILMTDGEDKDSNATLDQVVQRFATREVPVYAIGLDLDPGSKEETNLVRIAEASGGKYFFSPSTAQLEQIYREIALLLRHAYKITYRTHNRTTDGTRRQVRIEVNYQGMNAAGDNSYIAPLHVPTVAPAADTLPAPMQEFPVRVEIPATSLYMYNLYDLRVVLRYDKRYLKLKTPARQNIVPLEFFGQPADFTFTSGSDTAQSQVMMRFKRNLNLTPAEGRGRLAQITFLASAALPDSTPLRFDIVTLEARDETGWPVAVQPDDLTLLSEGLIVWPGDTNHNGVVELTDVTVLGVHWGQTGAGRKGYSNLNAWQPQVAGRYPRPAIAHADANGTGQVEERDLFPIGLNWRKTATPLTLKSNAPASVAPAGVLQQELVPAGKPNHFRVLVKFENQSKDLLAGFAFRMDYSTENITVVEAEAGEAWGSTPLVLQHDEPAGRRFAMSLIIPAGEPVQASSGTLAEITVAAAVPPRLEQLALHQAVVVSPSGETRELAAPSTAPASAGAPPQDFSLHAVYPNPFALAGNLAAATLRYDLPENAAVSLEVFNSLGQRVRLITSTLADRGRHAVPWDGRDDRGHLLSSGLYLLKFEAAGESGRVFQATQKLTLMR, via the coding sequence ATGAACCTCTCGACAAAAAATCAAGTGAGGGTGAGCCGCGGGGCACAAATTCTGGGGCTGTGCGCTTTGGTCGGCGTTTTGGCTGCGTTCAGCGGCCCGGGTGCAACTCCCGCAGCGTCAGGCAGCACGCCTTCCTCTGCCTGGGCAGGGTTGACGCTGAACTACAACCAGGTCGACGCCACTGGTTTTCCCACGATTGTCTCCTATCTCACCGTCGTCGATCAATCGGGCGCGACGGTCGGCGGGTTGACCAAGGATCACTTCCTCGTCCGGGAAGACGGCACACGCGAGCTGCCGATCATCGTGGAAGAGACGACCACCACCAGCGCGGGCGTGACGATGGTTTTGACGCTTGACCGCAGCGGCAGCATGGAACAGGCCATGCCCGCGGCCAAGCAGGCGGCAACGACGTTCGTCAATCTCATGGGCCAAAACGATCAAACCGCCATCGTCTCCTTTTCGACCAGGGCAACGGTTGACCAGACTTTTGCGAACGACAAGACGCGGTTGAACGCCGCCATCAATGCCATGGTGGCGCGTGGCGGCACCGCGATTTACGACGCCTTGTTGACCTCCGCGGATTTGCTGGCGGGCGTCACCGGCCGCAAAGCCATCATTCTGATGACCGACGGCGAAGACAAGGACAGCAACGCGACGCTCGATCAGGTGGTGCAGCGTTTCGCCACGCGCGAAGTGCCGGTGTATGCCATCGGTTTGGATTTGGATCCGGGCAGCAAGGAGGAAACCAATCTCGTGCGGATTGCCGAGGCGAGCGGCGGGAAGTACTTCTTCAGCCCCTCGACGGCGCAACTCGAGCAAATCTATCGCGAGATCGCGCTGCTGCTGCGCCATGCCTACAAAATCACCTACCGCACGCACAACCGCACGACGGACGGCACCCGGCGTCAGGTGCGCATCGAGGTCAATTACCAAGGCATGAACGCGGCAGGCGACAACAGCTACATTGCGCCGTTGCACGTGCCGACGGTTGCGCCGGCGGCGGACACGCTGCCCGCGCCGATGCAGGAATTTCCCGTGCGTGTGGAAATTCCGGCGACCAGCTTGTACATGTACAACCTGTATGATTTGCGCGTGGTGTTGCGCTATGACAAGCGTTATCTCAAACTGAAAACGCCGGCGCGGCAAAACATCGTGCCGTTGGAGTTCTTCGGCCAGCCCGCGGATTTCACTTTCACCAGCGGCTCGGACACAGCGCAATCCCAGGTGATGATGCGCTTCAAACGCAACCTGAATCTGACGCCGGCAGAGGGCCGCGGCCGTCTCGCGCAAATCACGTTTCTCGCCAGCGCGGCCCTGCCGGACAGTACGCCGCTGCGCTTCGACATCGTCACGCTCGAGGCGCGCGATGAAACCGGCTGGCCGGTGGCCGTGCAGCCGGATGATCTCACCCTGCTGAGCGAAGGCTTGATCGTCTGGCCGGGCGACACCAATCACAACGGCGTGGTGGAGCTGACCGATGTCACGGTTCTCGGCGTGCACTGGGGCCAAACCGGCGCCGGGCGCAAAGGCTATTCGAATTTGAATGCCTGGCAGCCGCAAGTCGCCGGGCGATATCCGCGGCCGGCGATCGCGCACGCGGACGCCAACGGCACCGGCCAAGTGGAGGAGCGCGATCTTTTTCCCATCGGTTTGAACTGGCGCAAGACCGCGACGCCGCTCACGCTGAAATCCAATGCTCCCGCTTCGGTTGCGCCGGCGGGCGTGTTGCAGCAGGAACTGGTGCCCGCGGGAAAACCGAACCACTTCCGGGTGCTGGTCAAATTCGAGAATCAATCCAAAGACCTTCTAGCAGGATTTGCATTTCGCATGGACTATTCAACTGAGAATATCACCGTGGTGGAGGCGGAAGCAGGCGAGGCTTGGGGCAGCACGCCGCTGGTGTTGCAGCACGATGAGCCGGCCGGCCGCCGCTTTGCCATGAGCCTGATCATTCCGGCAGGCGAGCCGGTGCAAGCGAGCAGCGGCACGCTGGCGGAAATCACGGTTGCGGCGGCGGTACCGCCGCGCCTCGAACAACTCGCCTTGCACCAGGCCGTGGTGGTTTCTCCATCGGGGGAAACGCGCGAGCTGGCAGCACCCAGCACCGCGCCGGCAAGTGCAGGCGCGCCGCCCCAGGATTTTTCCCTGCACGCAGTCTATCCCAATCCCTTTGCGCTTGCGGGCAACCTCGCCGCCGCCACGCTCCGCTACGATTTGCCGGAGAATGCTGCGGTCAGCCTGGAGGTGTTCAACAGTCTGGGCCAGCGCGTGCGGTTGATCACCTCCACGCTGGCGGACCGCGGCCGGCATGCGGTGCCGTGGGATGGCCGGGATGATCGCGGCCACTTGCTGAGCAGCGGACTTTATCTGCTCAAGTTCGAGGCCGCCGGCGAAAGCGGCCGGGTGTTTCAAGCAACTCAAAAGCTGACGTTGATGCGATGA
- a CDS encoding biopolymer transporter ExbD — translation MSGGGLILRLIDLVFILLFGFIVISQINTSKMINPPKSTEASAHKDSTAVIIVGVLPNGVYPINDGQTVLPDSTRLQRYLDQEAKKAMAAGLPLGVRIRANWDAPVRYSLAAAQICKDLGLPKGLDVVRTQQK, via the coding sequence ATGAGCGGCGGCGGACTCATTCTGCGCTTGATTGATTTGGTCTTCATTCTCCTGTTCGGGTTCATCGTGATCTCGCAGATCAACACCAGCAAGATGATCAACCCGCCCAAAAGCACCGAAGCAAGTGCGCACAAGGACTCGACGGCAGTCATCATCGTCGGTGTGCTGCCGAACGGCGTGTACCCGATCAACGACGGCCAGACCGTTTTGCCGGATTCCACGCGCCTGCAGCGCTATCTCGATCAGGAGGCGAAGAAGGCCATGGCTGCGGGCCTGCCGCTGGGCGTGCGCATCCGGGCGAACTGGGATGCGCCGGTGCGCTACAGCCTGGCAGCGGCGCAAATCTGCAAAGACCTGGGATTGCCCAAAGGCCTGGACGTGGTGCGGACGCAGCAGAAGTGA
- a CDS encoding biopolymer transporter ExbD, producing MGGNRLIIRLIDVAFIILFGFIGISGMRTEYLDLPSGSNPQKEPQEFQEVSVRLHAGRFELREGNRRSSFNNLTELEQALVRLQQAAPQRQRDLLVNLESGSSAIMQDLIDVIDICHRHNLAKNISYAIVQ from the coding sequence GTGGGCGGTAATCGTCTCATCATTCGATTGATCGATGTCGCATTCATCATTCTCTTCGGATTCATCGGCATCAGCGGCATGCGCACCGAATATCTCGACCTGCCTTCCGGCTCGAATCCGCAAAAAGAGCCGCAGGAGTTTCAGGAAGTCTCAGTGCGCCTGCATGCCGGCCGGTTCGAATTGCGTGAGGGCAATCGCCGTTCGAGCTTCAATAACCTGACTGAGCTGGAGCAGGCGCTGGTGCGCTTGCAGCAGGCGGCGCCGCAGCGCCAGCGTGATTTGCTCGTCAACCTCGAATCAGGCTCCTCCGCCATCATGCAGGACTTGATTGATGTGATCGACATTTGCCATCGTCATAATTTAGCGAAGAACATCAGCTATGCGATCGTTCAATAA
- a CDS encoding T9SS type B sorting domain-containing protein, producing the protein MAATIKLQLLRCSVTLMLMVYCANAAVASGRSLPDAGATPALLIQLPPEKVLAGSRFRLTFQVGTAGDPVSRLFGVGFELNYTNGRYLRLVDNSIAAGPLLEPNTYTFIKHEPGRSLISLAVSRKLGATGVAGRGEILSLAFEVSTDAPPGTTLCFSLGAIAANDSAGAALALQAGPPACLTVADLSIEVTPNPFTPNDDGRNDRVEFRREGGIPPEWRIAILDRSARLVRRLQAGQNFWDGTNDSQQRVLPDIYLYLIQDGETIVKRGVIALVR; encoded by the coding sequence ATGGCCGCGACTATTAAGCTGCAACTGCTGCGCTGCAGTGTGACCCTTATGCTGATGGTTTACTGCGCGAACGCTGCCGTGGCATCTGGCCGAAGCCTGCCCGATGCCGGCGCTACACCGGCACTGCTGATCCAATTGCCGCCGGAGAAGGTGCTGGCCGGCAGCCGCTTTCGCCTCACGTTTCAAGTCGGTACGGCCGGCGATCCGGTCAGCCGCCTCTTTGGCGTGGGCTTCGAATTGAATTACACCAATGGCCGCTACTTGCGGCTGGTCGACAATTCCATCGCGGCCGGGCCGCTTTTGGAGCCGAATACCTACACCTTCATCAAGCATGAGCCGGGGCGTAGTTTGATTTCGCTGGCGGTCAGCCGCAAGCTGGGCGCGACCGGCGTCGCGGGCCGCGGCGAGATTCTCTCGCTCGCTTTCGAAGTTTCCACCGATGCGCCGCCGGGAACCACGCTGTGCTTTTCACTCGGCGCGATTGCGGCCAATGACTCTGCCGGTGCTGCCCTGGCGTTGCAAGCCGGGCCGCCGGCCTGCTTGACGGTCGCGGATTTGAGCATCGAGGTCACGCCCAATCCCTTCACGCCCAATGACGACGGCCGCAACGATCGCGTGGAGTTCCGGCGCGAGGGCGGCATTCCGCCGGAATGGCGCATTGCGATTCTCGACCGTTCCGCGCGCCTGGTGCGCCGCCTGCAAGCCGGCCAGAATTTCTGGGACGGCACCAACGACAGCCAGCAGCGGGTGTTGCCCGACATCTACCTCTACTTGATTCAAGACGGTGAAACGATTGTGAAACGCGGTGTGATTGCCCTCGTGCGTTGA
- a CDS encoding MotA/TolQ/ExbB proton channel family protein, with amino-acid sequence MTLRRPNWRRTTWRLGLSLMLAAWAAPNLLAALPQTPAAATAPAAGAPNAAANTTIQSLTLKEMLDMLDWTYWPFVLITLAGFTTLIWRGLSDYQDKVRGRQLLVQTISVSSLNQFGSLVSAVQPSRAARLYKHMIMTFNKTNQAEGLAGEVNAYLADDRIDYESFNRVMTYFSDTAGALGLLGTVWGIFVTFYGGTLDSTTILNGMGVALITTLVGLILSVIFNLGTTALHAAYGAHLKVIGDKAEELRQALLALQRSRNNIRKNFSAKPVVSRGEEMAAAAPHLQEHGNGRDY; translated from the coding sequence ATGACTCTTCGACGACCAAACTGGCGCCGCACAACTTGGCGGTTGGGGTTGAGCCTGATGCTCGCGGCATGGGCAGCACCCAACCTGCTCGCAGCATTGCCGCAGACGCCGGCGGCGGCCACTGCACCGGCAGCCGGCGCGCCGAATGCAGCCGCCAATACCACGATCCAAAGCCTGACGCTCAAGGAAATGCTCGACATGCTGGATTGGACCTATTGGCCGTTTGTGCTCATTACGCTCGCCGGGTTTACGACATTGATCTGGCGCGGTTTGTCCGACTACCAGGACAAGGTGCGCGGCCGGCAGCTTCTGGTCCAAACCATTTCCGTCAGTTCGCTGAATCAATTCGGCAGCCTGGTGAGCGCGGTGCAACCCAGCCGCGCGGCCAGACTGTACAAGCACATGATCATGACCTTCAACAAGACCAATCAGGCCGAGGGACTTGCCGGCGAAGTCAATGCCTACCTGGCGGATGATCGCATCGACTATGAGTCCTTCAATCGCGTGATGACCTATTTCTCCGACACCGCCGGTGCGTTGGGATTGCTCGGCACGGTCTGGGGCATCTTTGTGACCTTTTACGGCGGCACACTGGACAGCACGACGATTCTCAACGGCATGGGCGTGGCTCTCATCACCACTTTGGTCGGTTTGATCTTGAGCGTGATTTTCAATCTCGGCACCACGGCGTTGCATGCCGCCTATGGCGCGCATCTCAAAGTCATCGGCGACAAGGCGGAAGAACTGCGCCAGGCGCTGCTGGCGTTGCAGCGCAGCCGCAACAACATTCGCAAGAATTTCTCCGCCAAGCCGGTGGTTTCGCGCGGAGAAGAAATGGCGGCGGCCGCGCCGCATCTGCAGGAGCACGGCAATGGCCGCGACTATTAA